A stretch of Lactiplantibacillus brownii DNA encodes these proteins:
- a CDS encoding type 1 glutamine amidotransferase, translating into MRINVLQHTPNEGPGAIQAWSQAHGHEMLIYHPYQFGILPTAAETDLLVILGGPMSPNDDLDWIKAERTLIKELLVADKPIFGACYGAQQITKALGYPVTKAPAKEVGWAPVYRKSTRIPGIPAKLMALHRHEEMFEIPDGAERLFSSDRVPNQGFVLGQHVVGLQLHFEPQADDVREIVVNDGAYTTGSALGQSPADILATAVPAENREVMFKIMTYLTEA; encoded by the coding sequence ATGAGAATTAATGTTTTACAACATACCCCTAATGAGGGGCCTGGTGCCATTCAAGCTTGGTCACAAGCGCATGGTCATGAAATGCTTATCTATCACCCTTATCAATTTGGTATCTTACCAACTGCCGCCGAGACGGACTTACTGGTTATTTTGGGTGGGCCAATGAGTCCCAATGATGATCTGGACTGGATTAAAGCTGAACGGACGTTGATCAAGGAACTATTAGTGGCTGATAAACCGATATTTGGGGCTTGTTATGGCGCTCAGCAGATTACCAAGGCGTTGGGCTATCCCGTGACAAAAGCTCCCGCTAAGGAAGTTGGCTGGGCACCCGTTTATCGTAAAAGTACGAGGATTCCTGGCATTCCAGCTAAGCTAATGGCATTACATCGGCATGAAGAAATGTTTGAGATTCCTGATGGTGCAGAACGCTTATTTTCAAGTGACCGAGTGCCAAATCAAGGGTTTGTGCTCGGACAGCACGTCGTCGGCTTACAACTTCATTTTGAACCACAGGCGGATGATGTCCGTGAAATCGTGGTGAATGATGGCGCCTATACCACTGGTTCTGCATTGGGACAATCACCGGCCGATATTCTCGCCACAGCGGTCCCCGCAGAAAATCGCGAGGTGATGTTCAAAATTATGACGTATTTGACAGAAGCTTGA
- a CDS encoding 2-hydroxymuconate tautomerase, which translates to MPIVHIDLIAGRSQAQLKGLAKDVTAAVSKNTGAPAEHIHVILNEMQKDRYSVGGVLKSDETAE; encoded by the coding sequence ATGCCAATCGTACACATTGATTTAATTGCTGGTCGTTCACAAGCACAACTTAAAGGTTTAGCGAAGGACGTCACAGCGGCTGTCAGCAAAAATACTGGCGCGCCCGCTGAACATATTCATGTTATTTTGAACGAAATGCAAAAAGACCGTTACAGTGTTGGTGGCGTGTTAAAGAGTGACGAAACAGCTGAATAA
- a CDS encoding YitT family protein, which produces MSHISNPRLAFLWQLVIMVASALVSAFALNEFLIPANTFSGGVNGIAQILYSAGKGIGFQINTGYYILLFNIPIALLGWFKLGHRFTIMSFITAFLTSAAAVVLPVVNIAHNPLLGALFGGILTGVGIGITMRYGFSTGGFDIIVLVLERLTGRTVGSLMFLINFAIILMSGVLFSWENALFTIISIYASTRMVDLIHTRHQKLTAIIVTTQAEAVAKAIQTAILRGVTIADSHGGYSGQPNATLMVVLSRYELFALQAAVQQTDDHAFINILNTVDTSGLFMNERQQAEQRKSLQN; this is translated from the coding sequence ATGTCACATATTTCGAATCCACGGTTAGCATTCTTATGGCAATTAGTGATCATGGTTGCTTCCGCGTTAGTTTCTGCATTTGCATTAAATGAGTTCTTGATCCCGGCAAATACGTTTAGCGGTGGGGTCAACGGGATTGCTCAGATTCTCTATTCAGCTGGTAAGGGAATCGGTTTTCAGATCAATACCGGGTATTACATTTTACTTTTCAATATTCCGATTGCGCTATTAGGCTGGTTCAAATTAGGCCATCGGTTTACGATCATGAGTTTTATCACGGCCTTTCTCACCTCGGCTGCGGCAGTGGTCCTGCCGGTCGTCAACATTGCGCATAATCCATTGTTAGGCGCATTATTTGGCGGAATCCTGACCGGGGTCGGCATTGGAATCACGATGCGGTATGGTTTTTCGACTGGTGGTTTTGATATTATTGTTTTGGTCTTAGAGCGACTAACCGGCCGCACGGTGGGTAGTTTGATGTTTTTGATCAATTTTGCCATAATTCTGATGTCTGGGGTTTTATTTAGTTGGGAAAATGCGTTATTTACGATTATTTCCATCTACGCTTCGACACGGATGGTCGATTTGATCCACACGCGTCATCAGAAGTTGACAGCTATCATTGTGACGACGCAAGCTGAGGCGGTCGCGAAAGCAATTCAAACCGCCATTTTACGTGGGGTCACGATTGCGGATTCTCACGGTGGCTATTCCGGTCAGCCCAACGCGACGTTAATGGTCGTGCTCAGTCGTTATGAACTATTTGCGTTACAGGCGGCGGTACAGCAAACCGATGATCATGCGTTCATCAATATTTTAAATACGGTCGATACATCGGGATTATTTATGAATGAACGGCAACAAGCTGAACAACGGAAGAGTTTACAAAATTAG
- a CDS encoding MarR family transcriptional regulator: MRSIEQVADAVYAPTGMKPAYAYIMMTIEDQHPLTIKTIATELGYERSTVSRMVKTLAQKKLVILATKGRATTVDLGPASDAFLTVANACLVKFGQVTDDYLGSDKAAMTKLLTKNNEKLRSSSHDNLSND, encoded by the coding sequence ATGCGAAGTATCGAACAAGTTGCGGATGCGGTGTATGCCCCAACTGGAATGAAACCGGCCTATGCTTACATTATGATGACGATTGAGGATCAGCATCCGTTGACGATCAAGACAATTGCAACCGAGCTTGGTTACGAGCGTTCAACGGTCTCACGGATGGTCAAAACGTTGGCACAAAAAAAACTCGTTATTTTAGCGACTAAGGGGCGGGCGACAACTGTTGATTTAGGTCCTGCCAGCGACGCTTTTTTAACCGTGGCGAATGCGTGTCTGGTTAAGTTCGGTCAAGTAACGGATGATTATCTGGGATCGGATAAAGCCGCAATGACCAAATTGTTAACCAAAAATAACGAAAAACTAAGGAGTTCATCTCATGACAATTTATCAAACGATTAA
- the lysA gene encoding diaminopimelate decarboxylase, which produces MNEQITQADLTAENHLMIGGVDTLALAKKYQTPLYVYDTGEIRSEIKAFKQVFEANQVDYQISYASKAFSTVAMYQVIAQEGIHCDVVSGGELYTAKQAGFPMSRVSFHGNNKSEAELTMALDNGVGCIIVDNFYELKLLSKLAAARAQQTTIMLRVAPGISAHTHEYISTGQADSKFGFDLNSGQADLAVKQAQAAPFLDLVGIHCHIGSQIFELNGFKMIVDKLVTLFARWQRELNFYPRIINVGGGFGVKYTSADQPLLPTEFVDAIIKETVAQTQAQQVPMLEIWIEPGRSLVATAGMTLYTIGSSKEIPGIRKYLAVDGGMGDNIRPALYHAKYEAVLAKDPTLPSEEVVSIAGKYCESGDMLIWDQQLPATKPGDVLAVLDTGAYGYSMASNYNRNPRPAVVFCEDGHSQVVVQRETYTDLTRLDVPLITKTKTGH; this is translated from the coding sequence GTGAACGAACAAATTACCCAGGCTGACTTGACTGCTGAAAATCATTTAATGATTGGTGGCGTCGATACCCTGGCACTAGCAAAGAAGTATCAGACACCACTATACGTTTATGATACCGGTGAGATTCGGTCAGAAATTAAGGCTTTCAAACAGGTTTTTGAAGCCAATCAAGTTGATTATCAAATAAGTTATGCTAGCAAGGCTTTCTCAACAGTTGCCATGTATCAAGTTATCGCGCAAGAAGGGATCCATTGTGATGTCGTTTCTGGCGGCGAGCTTTACACGGCTAAGCAAGCCGGATTCCCAATGTCACGGGTGTCCTTTCATGGCAATAATAAGTCTGAAGCAGAGTTGACGATGGCCCTTGATAACGGCGTTGGCTGTATCATCGTTGATAACTTTTATGAATTGAAACTATTATCCAAGCTAGCAGCGGCACGTGCCCAACAGACGACGATTATGCTCCGCGTCGCACCCGGAATTTCGGCGCACACGCATGAGTACATTTCGACAGGGCAGGCCGACTCCAAATTTGGCTTTGATTTGAACAGTGGTCAAGCAGATCTTGCGGTCAAGCAAGCCCAAGCCGCACCATTCTTAGATTTAGTTGGGATTCATTGTCATATTGGCTCACAAATTTTTGAACTGAATGGGTTCAAAATGATTGTCGATAAACTGGTCACGTTATTTGCGCGTTGGCAGCGAGAGCTGAACTTTTATCCGCGTATTATCAATGTTGGTGGGGGCTTCGGGGTGAAGTACACTTCAGCCGATCAGCCATTATTACCCACTGAGTTTGTGGATGCCATCATCAAAGAAACGGTGGCCCAGACGCAGGCCCAGCAAGTGCCAATGTTAGAAATCTGGATTGAACCCGGGCGTTCACTAGTCGCAACCGCTGGAATGACACTTTATACTATCGGCTCGTCTAAAGAGATTCCAGGTATTCGCAAGTATCTCGCGGTTGATGGTGGGATGGGTGACAATATTCGACCAGCACTTTATCATGCAAAATATGAGGCCGTGTTAGCGAAAGATCCCACGTTACCAAGTGAAGAAGTGGTCTCAATTGCAGGCAAATACTGTGAATCGGGCGACATGTTGATCTGGGATCAGCAGTTACCTGCGACTAAACCCGGCGATGTGCTGGCCGTCCTAGATACGGGAGCGTACGGCTACTCAATGGCTAGCAACTATAATCGAAATCCACGACCAGCCGTTGTGTTCTGTGAGGATGGCCATAGTCAAGTCGTCGTTCAACGCGAAACATATACTGATCTGACGCGCTTAGATGTCCCTCTGATAACAAAAACGAAAACAGGCCATTAA
- a CDS encoding ion channel codes for MGNPRQRAAIIGYHLIVTILTLWSAVNVIMMTFHIWDWQTEMIIANSLLAVFAVDYFVRFTTAHDRKAFLIHSAFDLMGIIPMHPVFALFRLGRLARMIQYHHLFWRLGWDGQWTHDFHRFVYSTGFIYLFSISIAIIVLSALLFSVFEHQSLSNSLWRAVTTATTVGYGDETPHTPVGKIIAAALMFGGIGFIGLLTSTITDFFTTQTSQNLGQQDDAKQTDMKLLLTKIDELTQKVDQLQTEVKQLKTPKRR; via the coding sequence ATGGGGAATCCACGGCAACGCGCAGCAATAATTGGTTATCATCTCATCGTGACTATTTTGACGCTATGGTCAGCAGTCAACGTGATCATGATGACGTTTCATATCTGGGACTGGCAAACCGAAATGATTATCGCAAACAGCCTATTGGCGGTTTTTGCGGTTGACTATTTTGTCCGCTTCACAACCGCCCATGACCGTAAAGCTTTCTTGATTCATTCGGCATTTGATCTTATGGGAATCATTCCAATGCATCCGGTCTTTGCCTTGTTTCGATTGGGACGGCTCGCGCGAATGATTCAATATCATCATTTGTTTTGGCGGCTAGGCTGGGATGGTCAATGGACCCATGATTTTCATCGCTTTGTTTATAGTACCGGCTTTATTTATCTGTTTTCCATTAGTATTGCGATTATTGTTTTGAGTGCCTTGTTATTTTCAGTTTTTGAACACCAAAGTTTGTCGAATTCATTATGGCGGGCGGTCACGACAGCCACGACGGTGGGGTATGGTGACGAAACACCACATACGCCCGTTGGCAAGATTATTGCGGCGGCCTTGATGTTTGGTGGGATTGGTTTTATTGGGTTGTTAACGAGTACGATTACTGATTTCTTCACGACACAAACGAGTCAAAATTTGGGTCAACAGGATGATGCGAAGCAGACCGACATGAAATTATTACTTACTAAAATTGATGAGTTAACCCAGAAAGTCGACCAATTACAGACGGAAGTCAAACAGCTCAAAACTCCTAAGCGACGCTAG
- a CDS encoding alpha/beta fold hydrolase produces the protein MTIYQTINVDGLKIFYREAGSPNKPTMLLLHGFPSASHMFRNLIPALADRFHLIAPDFPGFGQSSAPSRETFDYTFEHLSAVITDFVAALKLDQFYLYVFDYGAPIGFRIAMQHPDWIQGIVSQNGNIYQEGLGPKWATRQDFWDHPTQAKRDGYRTAFAPKTIIGQYTFGTQPQRVSPDGYMLDIAYTQTPGYAERQLDLIFDYQNNIKAYPQFQAYLRTYQPKLLAVWGKNDPSFIYPGAEAFKRDDQNTDVELVDSGHFALETHAEVIATMIKTYFE, from the coding sequence ATGACAATTTATCAAACGATTAACGTTGATGGCTTAAAGATTTTTTATCGCGAAGCAGGGTCGCCAAATAAACCGACGATGTTACTATTGCATGGGTTCCCATCTGCTAGTCATATGTTCCGAAATTTAATACCGGCACTGGCAGATCGGTTTCACTTGATTGCGCCAGACTTTCCGGGTTTTGGTCAGTCGAGTGCCCCAAGTCGAGAGACTTTTGATTATACCTTTGAGCATCTGAGTGCCGTCATCACCGATTTTGTGGCGGCGTTGAAGTTAGACCAATTTTACCTTTATGTGTTTGATTATGGGGCGCCAATTGGGTTTCGAATTGCGATGCAGCATCCGGATTGGATTCAAGGTATCGTTAGTCAAAATGGCAATATTTATCAAGAAGGTTTAGGGCCTAAGTGGGCTACACGGCAAGACTTCTGGGATCACCCCACGCAAGCAAAACGTGACGGTTATCGAACCGCATTTGCTCCCAAGACAATTATTGGTCAGTATACTTTTGGAACGCAACCTCAGCGAGTATCACCCGATGGTTATATGTTGGACATTGCGTATACGCAAACGCCTGGTTACGCTGAACGACAACTGGATCTAATCTTTGACTATCAAAATAATATTAAAGCTTATCCACAATTCCAAGCTTATCTACGGACCTATCAGCCAAAATTGTTGGCTGTTTGGGGGAAAAATGATCCGTCATTCATTTATCCAGGTGCTGAAGCCTTCAAGCGTGATGATCAAAATACTGACGTTGAATTAGTGGATAGTGGTCATTTTGCACTGGAGACTCATGCTGAAGTGATTGCCACGATGATCAAAACCTATTTTGAATAA